One window from the genome of Helicobacter pylori encodes:
- a CDS encoding sugar transporter encodes MMITKQSYQRFALMRVFVFSLSAFIFNTTEFVPVALLSDIAKSFEMESATVGLMITAYAWVVSLGSLPLMLLSAKIERKRLLLFLFALFIASHILSALAWNFWVLLLSRMGIAFAHSIFWSITASLVIRVAPRNKKQQALGLLALGSSLAMILGLPLGRIIGQILDWRSTFGVIGGVATLIMLLMWKLLPHLPSRNAGTLASVPILMKRPLLVGIYLLVIMVISGHFTTYSYIEPFIIQISQFSPDITTLMLFVFGLAGMAGSFLFGRLYAKNSRKFIAFAMVLVICPQLLLFIFKNLEWVIFLQIFLWGIGITSLTIALQMRVLQLAPDATDVASAIFSGSYNVGIGSGALFGSIVIHQLGLEYIGFVGGALGLLALFWLRFITIKFKKT; translated from the coding sequence ATGATGATTACCAAACAATCGTATCAAAGATTCGCCTTAATGCGGGTTTTTGTGTTTTCGCTTTCGGCGTTTATTTTTAACACCACGGAGTTTGTCCCTGTCGCGCTTCTGTCAGATATTGCGAAAAGTTTTGAAATGGAGAGCGCAACAGTGGGGCTTATGATCACTGCTTATGCATGGGTGGTGTCTCTTGGCTCATTGCCTTTGATGCTGCTTAGCGCTAAGATTGAAAGGAAACGCTTATTGCTTTTTCTTTTCGCCCTTTTTATTGCTAGCCATATCCTTTCAGCGCTAGCATGGAATTTTTGGGTGCTACTCCTTTCTCGTATGGGTATCGCTTTTGCCCACTCTATTTTTTGGTCCATCACGGCTTCTTTAGTCATTCGTGTCGCGCCAAGAAATAAAAAACAACAAGCTTTAGGGTTATTAGCACTAGGGAGTTCGTTAGCGATGATTTTAGGTTTGCCGCTTGGGAGGATCATTGGACAAATCCTGGATTGGCGATCCACTTTTGGCGTGATCGGGGGCGTTGCGACTCTTATAATGCTGCTTATGTGGAAATTGCTCCCGCATTTACCGAGTAGAAACGCCGGCACGCTCGCAAGTGTCCCCATATTAATGAAACGCCCGCTTTTAGTGGGGATTTATTTGCTTGTGATCATGGTTATTTCTGGGCATTTCACCACTTATAGTTATATTGAGCCTTTTATCATTCAAATCAGCCAATTTTCTCCTGACATTACGACGCTAATGCTGTTTGTGTTTGGGTTAGCAGGCATGGCAGGGAGTTTTTTATTCGGCCGTTTGTATGCGAAAAATTCAAGAAAATTTATCGCTTTTGCAATGGTTTTAGTCATTTGCCCGCAACTCTTGCTTTTTATATTTAAAAACTTGGAGTGGGTGATCTTTTTGCAGATTTTCTTATGGGGAATAGGGATCACTTCACTCACTATTGCGTTGCAAATGAGGGTGTTACAGCTCGCCCCAGATGCCACGGATGTCGCGAGCGCGATTTTTTCGGGGAGCTATAATGTGGGGATTGGATCAGGAGCGCTGTTTGGCAGTATTGTGATCCACCAATTAGGGCTAGAATATATTGGCTTTGTGGGTGGGGCTTTAGGTTTGTTGGCGCTGTTTTGGCTTAGATTCATTACGATAAAGTTTAAAAAAACATAA
- a CDS encoding carbonic anhydrase: MKKTFLIALALTASLIGAENTKWDYKNKENGPHRWDKLHKDFEVCKSGKSQSPINIEHYYHTQDKADLQFKYAASKPKAVFFTHHTLKASFEPTNHINYRGHDYVLDNVHFHAPMEFLINNKTRPLSAHFVHKDAKGRLLVLAIGFEEGKENPNLDPILEGIQKKQNLKEVALDAFLPKTINYYHFNGSLTAPPCTEGVAWFVIEEPLEVSAKQLAEIKKRMKNSPNQRPVQPDYNTVIIKSSAETR, from the coding sequence ATGAAAAAAACTTTTTTGATCGCTTTAGCGCTTACGGCTTCTCTTATAGGCGCTGAAAACACCAAATGGGATTATAAAAATAAAGAAAATGGCCCGCACCGCTGGGACAAATTGCACAAAGATTTTGAAGTGTGCAAAAGCGGTAAAAGCCAATCGCCCATTAACATTGAGCATTACTACCACACGCAAGATAAAGCCGATTTGCAATTCAAATACGCCGCTTCTAAACCTAAAGCGGTCTTTTTCACCCACCACACTTTAAAGGCTTCGTTTGAGCCGACTAACCACATCAATTATAGAGGGCATGATTATGTGCTGGATAATGTGCATTTCCACGCCCCTATGGAGTTTTTAATCAATAATAAAACCAGGCCTTTGAGCGCACATTTCGTGCATAAAGACGCTAAAGGGCGTTTGTTAGTGTTAGCGATAGGTTTTGAAGAAGGGAAAGAAAACCCCAATCTTGATCCTATTTTAGAAGGCATTCAAAAGAAACAGAATCTTAAAGAGGTGGCATTAGACGCTTTCTTGCCTAAAACTATCAATTACTACCATTTTAACGGCTCTCTCACCGCTCCTCCTTGCACAGAGGGGGTAGCATGGTTTGTGATAGAAGAGCCTTTGGAAGTCTCTGCTAAACAATTGGCTGAAATCAAAAAACGCATGAAAAATTCGCCCAACCAACGCCCCGTCCAGCCTGACTACAACACCGTGATCATTAAAAGCTCAGCTGAGACCCGCTAA
- the asd gene encoding aspartate-semialdehyde dehydrogenase, producing MKTYNVAIVGASGAVGQELIKGLENSSFPIKKFVPLASARSAGKKIRAFNKDYEILETTHEVFEKEKIDIAFFSAGGSVSEEFATSASKTALVVDNTSFFRLDKKVPLVVPEINAKEIFNAPLNIIANPNCSTIQMTQILNPLHLHFKIKSVIVSTYQAVSGAGNKGIESLKNELKTALECLEKDPAIDLNQVLRAGAFAYPIAFNAIAHIDTFKENGYTKEELKMVHETHKIMGVDFPISATCVRVPVLRSHSESLSIAFEKEFDLKEVYEVLKNAPSVVVCDDPSHNLYPTPLKASHTDTTFIGRLRKDLFDKKTLHGFCVADQLRVGAATNALKIALHYIKNA from the coding sequence ATGAAGACTTATAATGTCGCTATTGTCGGGGCTAGTGGGGCGGTAGGCCAAGAGCTGATTAAAGGTTTAGAAAATTCTTCTTTCCCAATTAAAAAATTTGTCCCGCTCGCTAGCGCTAGGAGCGCTGGTAAAAAGATCAGAGCTTTCAATAAAGACTATGAAATTTTAGAAACCACGCATGAAGTTTTTGAAAAAGAAAAAATAGACATCGCCTTTTTTAGCGCTGGGGGGAGCGTGAGCGAAGAATTTGCTACAAGCGCTTCAAAAACGGCCTTAGTGGTTGATAACACGAGCTTTTTTAGATTGGATAAAAAAGTGCCTTTAGTCGTGCCTGAAATCAACGCTAAAGAAATTTTTAACGCTCCTTTAAATATCATCGCTAACCCTAATTGCTCTACCATTCAAATGACGCAGATTTTAAACCCCTTACACCTTCATTTTAAGATTAAAAGCGTGATTGTTAGCACCTATCAAGCCGTGAGTGGGGCAGGGAATAAGGGCATAGAGAGTTTAAAAAATGAGTTAAAAACCGCTTTAGAATGTTTGGAAAAAGACCCTGCTATTGATTTAAACCAGGTTTTGCGAGCCGGGGCTTTCGCTTATCCGATCGCTTTCAATGCGATCGCTCATATTGATACTTTTAAGGAGAATGGCTACACGAAAGAAGAGCTAAAAATGGTGCATGAAACCCATAAAATCATGGGCGTGGATTTCCCTATCAGCGCGACTTGCGTGCGCGTGCCGGTATTGAGGAGCCATAGCGAGAGTTTGAGTATCGCTTTTGAAAAAGAATTCGATCTCAAAGAAGTCTATGAAGTTTTAAAAAACGCCCCTAGCGTGGTTGTTTGCGATGATCCTAGCCATAATCTTTATCCCACGCCCTTAAAAGCGAGCCACACGGATACCACTTTTATAGGGCGCTTGAGGAAGGATTTGTTTGATAAGAAAACTTTGCATGGCTTTTGCGTGGCGGATCAATTAAGAGTGGGGGCAGCCACCAACGCGCTCAAAATCGCTCTGCATTACATTAAGAACGCTTGA
- the hisS gene encoding histidine--tRNA ligase, with the protein MITPKVLSGFKDRLPKDAIQKAQLLAKVSLVFQSFGFVPIETPHLEYAEVLLPDASSDIQKEIYRFKDHGDRDVALRFDLTVPLARFVSLHHQILGMPFKRYAIGNVFRGERAQKGRYREFTQCDFDFIGSESLVCDAEIIQVIIASLKALDLEDFCVSINHRKILNGICEYFGIAQVNEVLRIVDKLEKIGLNGVEEELKKECDLNSNTIKELLEMVQIKQNDLSHAEFFEKIAYLKDYNENLKKGIQDLERLYQLLGDLQISQNLYKIDFSIARGLGYYTGIVYETTLNDMKSLGSVCSGGRYDHLTKNFSKENLQGVGASIGIDRLIVALSEMQLLDERSTQAKVLIACMHEEYFSYANRLAESLRQSGIFSEVYPEAQKIKKPFSYANHKGHEFVAVIGEEEFKSETLSLKNMHSGMQLNCLSFLKALEIIGENDEDL; encoded by the coding sequence ATGATTACCCCTAAAGTGTTGAGCGGGTTTAAAGACCGCTTGCCTAAAGATGCGATACAAAAAGCCCAGTTGCTCGCTAAAGTTTCACTCGTGTTTCAAAGTTTTGGTTTTGTGCCGATTGAAACCCCTCATTTGGAATACGCTGAAGTGCTACTACCTGATGCGAGCAGCGATATTCAAAAAGAAATTTATCGTTTTAAAGACCATGGGGATAGGGATGTGGCTTTAAGGTTTGATTTGACCGTGCCATTAGCCCGCTTTGTTTCTTTGCACCACCAAATATTAGGCATGCCCTTTAAACGCTACGCCATAGGCAATGTCTTTAGGGGCGAAAGGGCACAAAAAGGGCGTTATAGGGAATTTACGCAATGCGATTTTGATTTTATAGGGAGCGAGAGCTTGGTGTGCGATGCTGAGATCATTCAAGTGATCATCGCTTCTTTAAAAGCCTTGGATTTAGAAGATTTTTGCGTCTCTATCAACCACAGGAAAATTTTGAACGGGATATGCGAATATTTTGGCATTGCTCAAGTGAATGAAGTGTTGCGCATTGTGGATAAATTAGAAAAAATTGGCTTGAATGGGGTTGAAGAAGAATTAAAAAAAGAGTGCGATTTGAATTCAAACACCATTAAAGAGCTTTTAGAAATGGTTCAAATCAAACAAAACGATTTAAGCCATGCGGAATTTTTTGAAAAAATTGCTTATTTGAAAGACTATAATGAAAATCTAAAAAAAGGCATACAGGATTTAGAAAGGCTATACCAGTTGCTAGGGGATTTGCAAATTTCTCAAAACCTGTATAAAATTGATTTTTCTATCGCTAGGGGCTTAGGGTATTATACAGGGATTGTGTATGAAACCACGCTTAATGACATGAAGTCTTTAGGGAGCGTGTGTTCTGGGGGGCGTTATGATCATTTGACTAAAAATTTTTCTAAAGAAAATTTACAAGGGGTAGGGGCTTCTATTGGGATTGATCGATTGATTGTGGCTTTGAGTGAAATGCAATTATTAGACGAGCGCTCCACCCAAGCCAAAGTCTTAATCGCTTGCATGCATGAAGAGTATTTTTCTTACGCCAACCGCTTAGCGGAGTCTTTAAGGCAAAGCGGGATTTTTAGCGAAGTCTATCCAGAAGCTCAAAAAATCAAAAAACCCTTTTCTTATGCTAACCATAAGGGGCATGAGTTTGTGGCTGTCATTGGCGAAGAAGAATTTAAAAGCGAAACTTTAAGCTTGAAAAACATGCATTCAGGCATGCAGTTGAATTGCTTGAGTTTTTTAAAAGCCCTTGAAATCATTGGAGAAAACGATGAAGACTTATAA
- the waaF gene encoding lipopolysaccharide heptosyltransferase II has product MSVNAPKRMRILLRLPNWLGDGVMASSLFYTLKHHYPNAHFILVGPQITCELFKKDEKIEAVFIDDTKKSFFRLLATHKLAQKIGRCDIAITLNNHFYSAFLLYATKTPIRIGFAQFFRSLFLSHAVISAPKDYHQVEKYCFLFSQFLKKELDKKSVLPLKLAFNLPTHTPNTPKKIGFNPSASYGSAKRWPASYYAEVAAALLEKGHEIYFFGAKEDTIVSEEILKLIKGLLKNPLLSHNAYNLCGKTSIEELIECIAVLDLFITNDSGPMHVATSTQTPLIALFGPTDEKETRPYKAQKTIVLNHHLSCSPCKKRVCPLKNEKNHLCMRSITPLEVLQATHILLEEG; this is encoded by the coding sequence ATGAGCGTAAATGCGCCCAAACGCATGCGTATTTTATTGCGTTTGCCTAATTGGTTAGGCGATGGGGTGATGGCAAGCTCGCTTTTTTACACCCTTAAACACCACTACCCTAACGCGCATTTTATCTTAGTGGGCCCACAAATCACTTGCGAACTTTTCAAAAAAGATGAAAAAATAGAAGCCGTTTTTATAGACGACACCAAAAAATCCTTTTTCAGGCTGCTAGCCACTCACAAACTCGCTCAAAAAATAGGGCGTTGCGATATAGCGATCACCTTAAACAACCATTTTTATTCCGCTTTTTTGCTCTATGCGACAAAAACGCCTATTCGCATCGGTTTTGCTCAATTTTTTCGTTCTTTGTTCCTTAGCCATGCGGTAATTTCTGCCCCTAAAGACTATCATCAAGTGGAAAAGTATTGCTTTTTATTTTCGCAATTTTTAAAAAAAGAATTGGATAAAAAAAGCGTTTTGCCCTTAAAACTGGCCTTTAACCTCCCCACTCACACCCCAAACACCCCTAAAAAAATCGGCTTTAACCCTAGCGCAAGCTATGGGAGTGCGAAAAGATGGCCAGCTTCTTATTACGCTGAAGTTGCGGCTGCTTTGTTAGAAAAAGGGCATGAAATTTATTTTTTTGGGGCTAAAGAAGATACTATCGTTTCTGAAGAAATTTTAAAACTCATCAAAGGCTTGTTAAAAAACCCCTTATTATCCCACAACGCTTACAATCTGTGCGGGAAAACAAGCATTGAAGAATTGATAGAGTGCATCGCTGTTTTAGATTTATTCATCACTAACGATAGCGGCCCTATGCATGTGGCTACTAGCACACAAACCCCCCTAATCGCTCTTTTTGGCCCCACTGATGAAAAAGAGACTCGCCCCTATAAAGCTCAAAAAACGATTGTGTTGAACCACCATTTAAGCTGTTCGCCTTGCAAGAAACGAGTTTGCCCCTTAAAGAATGAAAAAAACCATTTGTGCATGCGATCTATCACGCCCCTTGAAGTCCTTCAAGCCACTCACATTCTTTTAGAAGAGGGTTAA
- a CDS encoding aldo/keto reductase produces MQQRHLGPLKVGALALGCMGMTYGYGEVHDKKQMVKLIHKALELGINFFDTAEAYGEDNEKLLGEAIKPFKDKVVVASKFGIYYADPNDKYATMFLDSSPNRIKSAIEGSLKRLKVECIDLYYQHRLDTNTPIEEVAEVMQALIKEGKIKAWGMSEAGLSSIQKAHQICPLSALQSEYSLWWREPEKEILGFLEKEKIGFVAFSPLGKGFLGAKFEKNATFASEDFRSVSPRFNQENLAKNYVLVELIQDHAHAKGVTPAQLALSWILHTQKIIVPLFGTTKESRLIENIGALQVSWSQKELEIFQKELTAIKIEGARYPERVNEMVNQ; encoded by the coding sequence ATGCAACAGCGTCATTTAGGCCCTTTAAAAGTGGGCGCGTTAGCTCTAGGGTGCATGGGCATGACTTATGGGTATGGGGAAGTCCATGATAAAAAGCAGATGGTTAAACTTATCCATAAGGCTTTGGAATTGGGTATTAACTTTTTTGACACTGCAGAGGCTTATGGGGAAGATAATGAAAAGCTTTTAGGCGAAGCGATCAAGCCTTTTAAAGACAAGGTTGTGGTAGCGAGCAAGTTTGGGATTTACTACGCAGATCCTAATGACAAATACGCAACCATGTTTTTAGACTCCAGTCCTAACCGCATTAAGAGCGCCATTGAAGGGAGTTTGAAACGCTTAAAAGTAGAATGCATTGACTTATACTACCAACACCGCTTGGATACTAACACGCCCATAGAAGAAGTGGCAGAAGTTATGCAAGCTCTTATTAAAGAAGGAAAAATTAAAGCTTGGGGGATGAGTGAGGCAGGGTTATCTAGCATCCAAAAAGCCCATCAAATTTGCCCTTTAAGCGCGTTGCAGAGCGAATATTCCTTGTGGTGGCGCGAACCTGAAAAAGAGATTTTAGGTTTTTTAGAAAAAGAAAAAATTGGCTTTGTCGCTTTTTCGCCTTTGGGTAAGGGGTTTTTAGGCGCGAAATTTGAAAAAAATGCCACCTTCGCTAGTGAGGATTTTAGAAGCGTTTCTCCTAGGTTTAATCAAGAAAATCTAGCCAAAAATTACGTCTTGGTGGAATTAATCCAAGATCATGCACACGCTAAAGGCGTTACACCAGCCCAACTGGCTCTCTCATGGATTTTACACACGCAAAAAATCATTGTCCCTCTCTTTGGCACCACCAAAGAATCCAGGCTCATAGAAAATATAGGGGCTTTGCAGGTTTCTTGGAGTCAAAAAGAATTGGAGATTTTCCAAAAAGAATTGACTGCAATCAAAATAGAAGGGGCCCGCTACCCTGAAAGAGTCAATGAAATGGTGAATCAATAA
- the fusA gene encoding elongation factor G: MARRTPLNRIRNIGIAAHIDAGKTTTSERILFYTGVSHKIGEVHDGAATMDWMEQEKERGITITSAATTCFWKDHQINLIDTPGHVDFTIEVERSMRVLDGAVSVFCSVGGVQPQSETVWRQANKYGVPRIVFVNKMDRIGANFYNVENQIKQRLKANPVPINIPIGAEDTFIGVIDLVQMKAIVWNNETMGAKYDVEEIPSDLLEKAKQYREKLVEAVAEQDEALMEKYLGGEELSVEEIKKGIKTGCLNMSLIPMLCGSSFKNKGVQTLLDAVIDYLPAPTEVVDIKGIDPKTEEEVFVKSSDDGEFAGLAFKIMTDPFVGQLTFVRVYRGKLESGSYVYNSTKDKKERVGRLLKMHSNKREDIKEVYAGEICAFVGLKDTLTGDTLCDEKNAVVLERMEFPEPVIHIAVEPKTKADQEKMGVALGKLAEEDPSFRVMTQEETGQTLIGGMGELHLEIIVDRLKREFKVEAEIGQPQVAFRETIRSSVSKEHKYAKQSGGRGQYGHVFIKLEPKEPGSGYEFVNEISGGVIPKEYIPAVDKGIQEAMQNGVLAGYPVVDFKVTLYDGSYHDVDSSEMAFKIAGSMAFKEASRAANPVLLEPMMKVEVEVPEEYMGDVIGDLNRRRGQINSMDDRLGLKIVNAFVPLVEMFGYSTDLRSATQGRGTYSMEFDHYGEVPSNIAKEIVEKRKG; encoded by the coding sequence ATGGCTAGAAGAACCCCATTAAATAGGATCAGGAATATCGGTATCGCCGCTCACATTGATGCCGGGAAAACCACCACTTCTGAAAGGATTTTATTCTATACAGGCGTGAGCCATAAGATTGGCGAAGTGCATGACGGCGCGGCGACAATGGATTGGATGGAGCAAGAAAAAGAAAGAGGGATCACGATCACTTCTGCAGCAACGACTTGTTTTTGGAAGGATCACCAAATCAATTTGATTGACACCCCAGGGCATGTGGATTTCACTATTGAAGTGGAACGATCCATGCGCGTGCTAGATGGCGCGGTTTCGGTGTTTTGCTCGGTTGGGGGCGTGCAGCCTCAAAGCGAGACCGTGTGGCGTCAAGCGAATAAATACGGCGTGCCTAGGATTGTTTTTGTCAATAAAATGGATAGGATTGGGGCGAATTTCTATAATGTAGAAAACCAGATTAAGCAACGCTTGAAAGCCAATCCTGTGCCTATTAATATCCCTATTGGGGCTGAAGACACTTTCATTGGTGTGATTGATTTAGTCCAAATGAAAGCGATTGTTTGGAATAATGAAACCATGGGGGCCAAATACGATGTGGAAGAAATCCCTAGCGATTTGTTAGAAAAGGCTAAACAATACCGAGAAAAGCTTGTAGAAGCCGTAGCCGAGCAAGATGAAGCCTTGATGGAAAAGTATTTGGGCGGTGAGGAATTAAGCGTTGAAGAAATCAAAAAAGGCATTAAAACAGGTTGTTTGAACATGAGCCTTATCCCTATGCTTTGTGGTTCTTCTTTTAAAAATAAAGGCGTGCAGACTTTATTAGACGCGGTCATTGATTACTTGCCAGCGCCCACAGAGGTTGTGGATATTAAGGGGATTGATCCAAAAACCGAAGAAGAAGTTTTTGTGAAATCCAGCGATGATGGCGAGTTTGCCGGTTTGGCGTTTAAAATCATGACGGATCCTTTTGTGGGCCAACTCACTTTTGTGCGCGTGTATCGCGGCAAGCTAGAGTCCGGTAGCTATGTGTATAACTCCACCAAAGACAAAAAAGAGCGTGTGGGAAGACTGCTTAAAATGCACTCCAACAAGAGGGAAGACATTAAAGAAGTTTATGCGGGTGAGATTTGTGCGTTTGTGGGCCTGAAAGACACGCTAACTGGGGACACGCTTTGCGATGAGAAAAATGCGGTTGTTTTAGAGAGGATGGAATTTCCTGAGCCGGTCATTCACATCGCTGTGGAGCCTAAAACGAAAGCAGACCAGGAAAAAATGGGCGTAGCGTTAGGCAAGCTCGCTGAAGAAGATCCAAGCTTTAGGGTGATGACTCAAGAAGAAACCGGGCAAACCCTCATTGGCGGTATGGGTGAATTGCACCTAGAAATCATCGTGGATAGATTGAAGAGAGAATTTAAGGTGGAAGCTGAAATCGGTCAGCCGCAAGTCGCCTTTAGAGAGACTATCCGCTCAAGCGTGAGCAAAGAGCATAAATACGCTAAGCAAAGCGGTGGTCGTGGGCAATACGGGCATGTGTTTATCAAGCTTGAGCCTAAAGAGCCTGGCAGTGGGTATGAATTTGTGAATGAAATTTCTGGGGGCGTGATCCCTAAAGAATATATCCCTGCGGTGGATAAGGGTATCCAAGAAGCGATGCAAAATGGCGTTTTGGCAGGCTATCCGGTGGTGGATTTTAAAGTTACCCTTTATGATGGGAGTTACCATGATGTGGATTCTTCAGAAATGGCGTTTAAAATCGCTGGCTCTATGGCGTTTAAAGAAGCGAGTCGCGCGGCTAACCCGGTTTTACTAGAGCCTATGATGAAAGTGGAAGTGGAAGTCCCTGAAGAATACATGGGCGATGTGATTGGCGATTTGAATAGAAGAAGAGGGCAAATCAATTCTATGGACGACCGATTAGGTTTGAAAATCGTGAACGCTTTTGTGCCGTTGGTGGAAATGTTTGGTTATTCTACGGATTTACGATCAGCCACTCAAGGGCGTGGGACTTACTCTATGGAGTTTGATCATTATGGCGAAGTGCCTAGCAATATCGCTAAGGAAATTGTAGAAAAGCGTAAGGGTTGA
- the rpsG gene encoding 30S ribosomal protein S7, whose product MRRRKAPVREVLGDPVYGNKVVTKFINKMMFDGKKSVAEKIIYKAFNKIEEKSGEKGIEVFEKALERVRPLVEVRSRRVGGATYQVPVEVRASRQQSLSIRWILEATRKRNERMMVDRLANELMDAASDKGAAFKKKEDVHKMAEANKAFAHYRW is encoded by the coding sequence ATGAGAAGAAGAAAAGCACCCGTTAGGGAGGTTTTGGGCGATCCTGTTTATGGGAACAAAGTGGTTACTAAGTTTATCAATAAGATGATGTTCGATGGCAAGAAAAGCGTAGCGGAAAAAATCATCTACAAAGCTTTTAATAAGATTGAAGAAAAAAGCGGTGAAAAAGGGATTGAAGTGTTTGAAAAAGCCCTAGAAAGAGTGCGTCCTTTAGTGGAAGTGCGCAGCAGAAGAGTGGGTGGGGCTACCTATCAAGTGCCGGTAGAAGTGAGAGCGAGCCGCCAGCAGTCGCTATCCATTCGTTGGATTTTAGAAGCGACCAGAAAACGCAATGAAAGAATGATGGTGGATAGATTGGCTAACGAGCTTATGGATGCGGCTAGCGATAAAGGTGCGGCTTTTAAGAAAAAAGAAGATGTGCATAAAATGGCAGAAGCGAATAAAGCATTCGCGCACTATCGTTGGTAA
- the rpsL gene encoding 30S ribosomal protein S12 — protein MPTINQLIRKERKKVVKKTKSPALVECPQRRGVCTRVYTTTPKKPNSALRKVAKVRLTSKFEVISYIPGEGHNLQEHSIVLVRGGRVKDLPGVKYHIVRGALDTAGVNKRTVSRSKYGTKKAKATDKKATDNKKK, from the coding sequence GTGCCTACTATCAATCAGTTGATTAGAAAAGAAAGGAAAAAGGTGGTTAAAAAAACGAAATCACCTGCATTAGTGGAATGCCCTCAAAGAAGAGGGGTTTGTACTAGGGTTTATACGACTACCCCCAAAAAGCCTAACTCGGCTTTAAGAAAGGTCGCTAAGGTCCGTTTGACCAGTAAATTTGAAGTGATCAGTTATATCCCTGGTGAAGGGCATAACTTGCAAGAACACTCCATTGTGTTAGTGCGCGGGGGTAGGGTTAAGGATTTACCCGGTGTGAAATACCACATCGTTCGTGGCGCTTTAGACACTGCAGGGGTCAATAAAAGAACGGTTTCACGCTCTAAATACGGAACTAAAAAAGCTAAAGCAACCGACAAGAAAGCAACAGACAACAAGAAAAAATAA